The following proteins come from a genomic window of Actinomycetota bacterium:
- a CDS encoding sigma 54-interacting transcriptional regulator, which produces MTSATPPTPTTLGGLRAAGHRYKAVKHELRDNLLARLADGGERFPGIVGFDDTVLPELERALLAGHDIVLLGERGQGKTRLIRSLHHLLDEWTPVVAGCEINDHPYVPICVACRRRLDELGDELPVAWRHRSERYGEKLATPDTSVGDLIGDIDPIKVAEGRTLGDPETVHYGLVPRTNRGIFSVNELPDLAERIQVALLNVLEERDIQVRGYQLRLPLDLLLIASANPEDYTNRGRIITPLKDRFGAEVRTHYPLRLDDEVTLIRQEAVLAWDEQPLGRPLVPGHLLEVIARFTRAVRESPQIDARSGVSARFAIAAAETVAASAARRAAICGEEPPVARVVDLPAVVPVSLGKVEFDQLEEGRELELLQHLLRRSVAETWRARLGGSDLSGLL; this is translated from the coding sequence ATGACCTCCGCCACCCCGCCGACCCCCACCACCCTCGGCGGCCTCCGGGCCGCCGGTCACCGCTACAAGGCGGTCAAGCACGAGCTCCGCGACAACCTCCTGGCCCGGCTGGCCGACGGAGGGGAGCGCTTCCCCGGGATCGTCGGCTTCGACGACACCGTCCTCCCGGAGCTGGAGCGGGCCCTGCTCGCCGGCCACGACATCGTGCTGCTGGGCGAGCGCGGGCAGGGCAAGACCCGCCTGATCCGGTCCCTGCACCACCTGCTGGACGAGTGGACCCCGGTGGTCGCCGGCTGCGAGATCAACGACCACCCGTACGTGCCCATCTGCGTCGCCTGCCGGCGGCGGCTGGACGAGCTGGGCGACGAGCTGCCGGTGGCCTGGCGGCACCGCTCCGAGCGCTACGGCGAGAAGCTGGCCACCCCCGACACCAGCGTCGGCGACCTGATCGGCGACATCGACCCCATCAAGGTGGCCGAGGGCCGCACCCTCGGCGACCCCGAGACCGTCCACTACGGGCTCGTGCCCCGCACCAACCGGGGCATCTTCAGCGTCAACGAGCTCCCCGACCTGGCCGAGCGGATCCAGGTGGCCCTGCTCAACGTGCTCGAGGAGCGCGACATCCAGGTCCGCGGCTACCAGCTGCGGCTGCCGCTCGACCTGCTCCTGATCGCCAGCGCCAACCCCGAGGACTACACCAACCGGGGCCGTATCATCACCCCGCTCAAGGACCGCTTCGGGGCCGAGGTCCGCACCCACTACCCGCTGCGCCTGGACGACGAGGTCACCCTCATCCGCCAGGAGGCGGTGCTGGCCTGGGACGAGCAGCCCCTCGGCCGGCCGCTGGTCCCCGGGCACCTGCTCGAGGTCATCGCCCGCTTCACCCGGGCGGTGCGCGAGTCGCCCCAGATCGACGCCCGCTCCGGCGTCTCGGCCCGCTTCGCCATCGCCGCCGCCGAGACCGTCGCGGCCTCGGCCGCCCGCCGGGCCGCCATCTGTGGCGAGGAGCCGCCGGTGGCCCGGGTGGTCGACCTCCCGGCGGTGGTCCCGGTCTCGCTGGGCAAGGTCGAGTTCGACCAGCTCGAGGAGGGCCGGGAGCTGGAGCTGCTCCAGCACCTGCTGCGCCGGTCGGTGGCCGAGACCTGGCGGGCCCGGCTGGGCGGGTCCGACCTGTCGGGGCTGCT
- a CDS encoding metalloregulator ArsR/SmtB family transcription factor yields MVRYSSSTLDRTFAALSDPTRREILDRLAEGPATLGELRRPFDMTLPGLMKHVRVLEEAQLVVTEKKGRTRECRLGADPLDDAAQWIGTYRRRWERRLDRLGSYLERRKGASP; encoded by the coding sequence ATGGTAAGGTATTCTTCTTCGACCCTGGACCGGACCTTCGCGGCCCTGTCCGACCCGACCCGCCGCGAGATCCTCGACCGCCTGGCCGAGGGGCCGGCCACCCTCGGCGAGCTGCGGCGGCCCTTCGACATGACCCTCCCGGGCCTGATGAAGCACGTCCGGGTCCTCGAGGAGGCCCAGCTGGTGGTGACCGAGAAGAAGGGCCGGACCCGCGAGTGCCGGCTCGGCGCCGATCCGCTGGACGACGCCGCCCAGTGGATCGGGACCTACCGGCGCCGCTGGGAGCGCCGGCTGGACCGGCTCGGGAGCTACCTGGAGCGGCGGAAGGGAGCGAGCCCATGA
- a CDS encoding SRPBCC domain-containing protein: MSDDLRLERVYDAAPEIVFDAFTDPDAQKELYADGPEWVVESACDLRVGGRWTIEFGPPGGPPARETNVFTVVERPRRLGCVSTMTMPDGTSFDTDLEVTFEEEAPGRTRLTIVQRGFPTTGLRDELAGGWPDVLDGLGRVV, from the coding sequence ATGAGCGACGACCTGCGGCTGGAGCGCGTGTACGACGCCGCCCCGGAGATCGTCTTCGACGCCTTCACCGACCCGGACGCGCAGAAGGAGCTGTACGCCGACGGGCCCGAGTGGGTCGTGGAGTCGGCCTGCGACCTGCGGGTCGGGGGCCGCTGGACGATCGAGTTCGGCCCGCCGGGCGGGCCGCCGGCCCGCGAGACCAACGTGTTCACGGTGGTGGAGCGGCCGCGGCGCCTCGGCTGCGTGAGCACCATGACCATGCCGGACGGGACCAGCTTCGACACCGACCTGGAGGTCACCTTCGAGGAGGAGGCGCCCGGCCGGACGCGGCTGACCATCGTCCAGCGCGGCTTCCCGACCACCGGGCTCCGCGACGAGCTCGCCGGCGGCTGGCCCGACGTCCTGGACGGGCTCGGCCGGGTCGT